The following nucleotide sequence is from Terriglobales bacterium.
GAGGAACGCTTCGAAACGATCTTCAGGGAGTTCGTTGAAGGCGCGAAAGCGCTGATCTCCATAGGCGTTGCTTGCGATCGCCACCGGCTGCCGGTGCTCGGCCACCCATCCGGTAATACCTTGTCCGAGCTTCAGTTTGAGATGGTCGATCAAGTCGGGATGGGCGTTGTGCGAAGCGCGCAGAATCAGTTCATCGCCTTCGAGCACATAAATAAAGCAAGAATCGCACTGCGCTGCTGAAACCGCGAACTCCACGACGTGCGTCAGCAGGTCCGGCAGTGGCACAGCCGAGGCGATGCCTCTGGCAATATGGTGCAGGAAGCTGGCGTCAAATTTCTTGAGATCGGCGCCGGCAGTTGCCTGATGCCGAACCATCGATGTGTGACGAGTCTGCTCCACAGCACATACAGAGTAGCGGTTTGGCTGCTTCGAGCCAATTCTTCTCTGTCCGACTTAGATTCAAAGTAATTATGAGAGCTATAAAGACACGCTGGCTATGGCGCGTTCTTTCCCTTAGCGACGATGAGCGTAATGTCATCGAGCTGCTCATCGGCGCCGAACTGGCGAACTTCATCGATGATAGTTTCGATGATTTGTTGTGATTGCAGCCTACGGTGGCGCTGGAGAGCGGCGGCAAGCCGGTCCTCTCCGTATTCTTCCCCGGTTTTACTTAAAGCATCGAGGATGCCGTCGGTGTAAAGCGCGAGAGTGTCGCCGGGAGCGAGTTCGCAATCGGCTATCGAGCAGTTCCATTCTGGAAATAAACCCAACACCGTGCTGGTCGAATCCAGCCGTTCGAGTTTGCCGCTCGATCTGAGCAGCAGGCCGGAGTAGTGGCCACAGTTCGCATAGCGCAGGCGACGCGTGCTGTCGTTATATTCGCCAAAGAACAATGTCGCATACGCGCTCTCGACGGAGTTGGCAAAGAAGAGCTGATTGACGGATTGCAGAAACCGTTCGGGCTCATCCGCGGCAACGGCGCTCTGGCTACGGAGGTTTGCCTGGAAGTTGGCCATCAGCAGTGCTGCAGCAATTCCTTTTCCGGAAATGTCGCAGATCACAATGCCAACGCGATCGCGTCCGAAGTTCAGAAAATCGTAGTAATCGCCTCCGACCGCGCGTGCCTGCAGGCACATTCCCGCATAGTCCAGTGTCCGTAGCGGAGGCGCAGTTTGGGGAAAGAGTCGAGCCTGAACCTGCTTGGCGATGTCGAGTTCCTGCGCGATGCGGCGTTCAGCCTCAAGCTTCTCAGCGGCAGCGCGACGCTGCGCCTCGATCTCGCGGACGAAGTCATCGCCGCCTACAAGCGAAAACGTATTGCCGTCGGGATCGTCAAAGCGGGTTGAAATACCGCCCCAGAGCGTCGCTTGCGGTGGATGATGAAAGCGAACGCCCTGATTGCGCCACTCGTGAAATTTGGCGACTACATCTTCAGTGACGAACGAGATGTCCTTCGATTGTCCGATGCGCTTAGAGTCCCTGGAATTGGGTGCAGGTGAGATAAGCGCCAGCACGGTACTACCATCCGGAGGCGCAACCGCAATCCATCGGTCTCCCGATTCATAGCTCATGTCGATCACGAGAGTGAACCCAAGTTGCTCGACGAAGAAGCGCAGGCTTCGATCCTGGTCGCGCACGAACACGGTTGCAGAAAGGATCCGCAAATAGGGATCCTGACGATCCAACCGCAGAACGCTTTGCTCCGCTACAGCTCGAGAACGGGAGGGCATTGCCCGCGATTATATGCGGCAATCGCTGCGCAATCCGAAGCGGGGTTACTCGTAGCGCAGCGCGATCATGGGATCGAGTTTGACCGCGCGCCGGGTGGGGATCAGAGATGCGAGCACAGCCACAATGGCCAACACCAGCGCACTTAGAACAAACGTGCGCACATCATGCGGAGTAAGGCCGTACAACATGCTCTTGATCAATCGAGCGCTTGCCCATGCCAGGCCAAGGCCCACCCCAATTCCAACGATCAACACTTGCGCCGTGTCGCCGAGGATCAATCGAGTGATGCTGGCGCGGTCGGCGCCGAGCGCCATCCGAATTCCGATCTCGCCAGTTCGTTTGCTGACGCCGTATGCCAGCACGCCATAAAGACCGATAGCGGAAAGGAGCAGTGCGAGCAGCCCGAAAAAGCTGGAGAGCACCGCCAGGAGTCGTGGCTGTCCCAGCGAGTTATCCAGATGCGCTCGCATTGTGGTGACGTTGAAGAGAGATAAGCTTGGATCGATTCTGTGGACGACCGCCCGCACATCATCGAGCAGGCGCGTTGGATCTCCCGTGCCTCGCACCATCACCGTCTGCGCTGAGCCAAACTGCGAGGGCTGTACCTGGAAAAGGTCGGTGAAGATCGCCATCTGCTGCTCATCTTTCACATCGAAGTAGTGAGCATTGTGGACTACGCCTACGATCTCGGCCATCTTTTCTTGTCCCGATTTGAAAATTGAGCCAAGTTCGATTTTTTGCCCGATCGGATTTTTGTCGCCGTAAAAGTGCTTGACGAGTGCTTCGTTCACCACCACCACTGGCGGCGCATGTTCATTATCGGAGTCGGTAAAGTCGCGTCCTGAAACGAGCGGCATTTGAAAGGTTCCGAAAAAGCGTGGGCCTACCCCGTAACTCAAGATCCAGGAATTCAAGAGGTCTTCTCCCGGCTGCGGGCTATACCCGGGAAAAGTTGCATGCGAGAGATGCGCACGGGCCGTCAAAAACGGATTGTTCATGAGCGTCGCCGATTTTACCGATGGCATTCGATCGAGGTCTTCAAGCAGTCTCACGTAAATGGCGT
It contains:
- a CDS encoding GAF and ANTAR domain-containing protein; protein product: MVRHQATAGADLKKFDASFLHHIARGIASAVPLPDLLTHVVEFAVSAAQCDSCFIYVLEGDELILRASHNAHPDLIDHLKLKLGQGITGWVAEHRQPVAIASNAYGDQRFRAFNELPEDRFEAFLSVPILNRDRVVGAINLQNRAPYSYTDYEIKMVSSIGLLVGAHVEMARLESENSQLSYQLETRKLVERAKGILQQDLKISEQDAYVRLQRQSQESRIPLRDVANAVILSQSLRAKPRP
- a CDS encoding SpoIIE family protein phosphatase, with the translated sequence MPSRSRAVAEQSVLRLDRQDPYLRILSATVFVRDQDRSLRFFVEQLGFTLVIDMSYESGDRWIAVAPPDGSTVLALISPAPNSRDSKRIGQSKDISFVTEDVVAKFHEWRNQGVRFHHPPQATLWGGISTRFDDPDGNTFSLVGGDDFVREIEAQRRAAAEKLEAERRIAQELDIAKQVQARLFPQTAPPLRTLDYAGMCLQARAVGGDYYDFLNFGRDRVGIVICDISGKGIAAALLMANFQANLRSQSAVAADEPERFLQSVNQLFFANSVESAYATLFFGEYNDSTRRLRYANCGHYSGLLLRSSGKLERLDSTSTVLGLFPEWNCSIADCELAPGDTLALYTDGILDALSKTGEEYGEDRLAAALQRHRRLQSQQIIETIIDEVRQFGADEQLDDITLIVAKGKNAP